The Anabaena sp. WA102 genome contains a region encoding:
- the hoxE gene encoding bidirectional hydrogenase complex protein HoxE, which yields MKTSVPPSLTHPSGDKRLKMLDATIKRHQYQQDALIEILHRASELFGYLELDLLLYISHSLKLPPSRVYGVATFYHLFSLAPKGVHNCVVCTGTACYVKGSTAILTQLEKITQIHAGETTANGQISLMTARCLGACGIAPAVVFDGAILGNQTPESVCEKVGEWWQNGTK from the coding sequence ATGAAAACATCAGTTCCACCTTCTTTAACTCATCCCAGTGGAGACAAGCGTTTAAAGATGTTAGACGCAACTATTAAGCGTCATCAATATCAACAAGATGCACTTATTGAAATTCTGCATCGGGCTTCTGAATTATTTGGTTATTTAGAACTGGATTTATTGCTGTACATTTCCCATAGTCTGAAGTTGCCACCTAGTCGCGTTTATGGAGTGGCTACTTTCTATCATTTGTTTTCCCTAGCACCGAAAGGGGTTCATAATTGTGTGGTTTGTACGGGTACAGCTTGTTATGTCAAAGGCTCAACGGCGATCTTAACCCAGTTGGAAAAAATTACGCAAATTCACGCAGGAGAAACTACCGCAAATGGTCAAATTTCTTTGATGACGGCTAGATGTTTGGGGGCTTGTGGAATTGCCCCTGCGGTAGTGTTTGATGGTGCTATTTTAGGTAATCAAACCCCGGAATCGGTTTGCGAAAAAGTGGGAGAATGGTGGCAAAATGGAACTAAGTGA